GAATCCAGCAGTCTGCAAGAAGCTTATTGCCAGCTTCATTCATATGAACTCCGTCTGACGTAAGCTTTTGCGGCTTTTCTTTTTGTAGTTCCTTTAAAAAAATGCGATGAGCAGGCACAAGGGTAGCTTCGTGCTGTCTTGCAAGGCTTTGGACAATTTCAACATAAGACAAAAGCAGCTTATTGCCCTTGCTATTAATATCTTCCTTGATAATAGTAGGCTCCATTAAAATGATTTTCGTATTGGTCAAACGCCGCTTTGTTGCAATTAACAGCCTTCCGTAGATTTCTTCAAACATATACGGATAAATTTGTTCTGCCTTCGGGTTGTCGATCTGTCTCCACACATCGTTGATCCCGATCGAAATGGAAAGCCAATCTGGATTTTCCTGCAAAACATCCCGTTCCCAGCGCCTCTCCAAATCAGTTACACGGTTTCCTCCGATGCCTTTATTTAAAATTGTTACATCTTCATAATGTTCTTTGACATACATATTAATAATGCTTACATATCCATTCCCGATTCCTTCAGGATCTCCGAATTTACCGCTTTCTGTAATGCTGTCACCGATAAATAACACCTTATCTCCAACACTAAACATACAAGCACTCCTTATGAAAGCATTATACCTACTCATTATACAGAAAAAAGAGAGTACATCCTAATGTATTTCTGAAAAAATTTCAACGAGGAGCGAAAGCAAGTGGATAGAAAAAATAAATTGCTAGAAGCAGCATCTGCATTTATAAAGACGTGCTATCAAGAATTAGAAAAAACTCCACATGAAACGAAGAGCAGAATCGAAAGCATAAAAATGGATATTCAATCTAGCGGAAGCTATGTACATACGAAAGAAGAGCTCGATCATGGTGCGAAAATGGCTTGGCGAAACAGCAACCGCTGCATAGGAAGATTATTTTGGGCTTCCCTCCAAGTATTTGACCGGCGCGAGGACCGAACGGAAGAAGAGGTTCTAAAGAGTTTGTTATTCCATATTGAGTATGCAACAAATAACGGTAGGATCCGCCCGGTCATTTCTGTGTTTAACGAGACCAATATAATAATATACAACCACCAGCTTATCCGATATGCGGGATATGAAACATCAAATGGAATCATCGGAGATCCCGCTGCGATTGAATTAACGAAAAAGTGCGAAGAGATGGGCTGGAAAGGCGAAGGAACGAATTTTGACGTACTGCCGCTCGTTTTTCAGATTGGAAACGCTCCTCCTGTGTGGCATCAAATTCCTAATGAGCTGGTAAAGGAAATTCCGATTAGCCATCCAGACTACAAAGCAATTAACAAATTGAATTTGAAATGGTATGCCGTTCCTATCATTTCCGATATGATTCTCGAAATTGGGGGTATTCACTACCAGGCTGCTCCGTTCAACGGCTGGTACATGGGCACGGAGATCGGGGTCAGTAATCTGGCTGATGAAAAACGTTATAACCTGTTGAAAAAAACAGCAGCCGCTATAGGACTGAATACACAAAGAAACAGCACGCTTTGGAAGGATCGGGCCCTCGTTGAATTAACAGCAGCCGTTCTCCATTCCTATCGAAAAGAAGGAGTGAGTATCGTTGATCATCATACAGCAGATGCCCAATTCCATACATTCGAAAAAACGGAAGCAGCAAACAACAGAAAAGTTACAGGAGATTGGAAGTGGCTGATCCCGCCGCTTTCTCCGTCAACGACTCACGTATTTCATAAGTCGTATGACAACACCCGGTTGTCACCGAACTTTTTAAAGTCTCCGTAGCTGTACAATAGCCAGCGCGCCCTGTAACCTGAAAAAAGAAGACATCAACAGGGGCATGTAAGCCTGCCAATCACCTTCAATAAGCAATTGCGAAATTTTTGTATGATTCTGTTGCTGCTGCTTCTTCTACTGTTACATTTCTAACGCGTGAAAATCGATTGCCCTTCTGAACGGATTCAACAAAGTCAGCAAGGCTTTCTTCAGGTCCTTCCGCTAAAATTTCAACGGCTCCGTCCATGCGGTTCTTTACCCAACCGGTCAGCTTGTTTTTCTCTGCTTCACTCTGGACAAAATAGCGAAACCCGACACCCTGTACGCGACCTTCTACAACGATATGGTATTGAAGCATAGAAAACACCTCTTAATTTTACTTTCATACTATCACAACGCCAGGGTGATAGACAAAATTTAGCGGGATTGGATAGAATATGAGCATACGAGAGAAGGAGGTACTGTCACATGGAAAATGAGTCGTTTCGTATTCACTCTATTCATGTCGGAAAACCGAAGACCTACGAATTTAATGGAAAACAGATTGAGACAAGCATTTATAAACATCGTGTTGATCAGCCCGTGTTTTTATCAGAGGTTAATTTTGAAGGAGACAGGCAAGCGGATCTTGTTTATCATGGGGGCCGAGATAAAGCAGTATGTGTTTATCCGTATGATCACTATCCATACTGGGAATCTCAATTAAACAAAACACTTGAAGGTTCTGCATTTGGCGAGAATCTGACGGTCGAAGGTTTAACTGAAAAAGACGTATATATCGGGGACGTATTTGCTCTCGGGGAAGCTGTTGTACAAATTAGCCAGCCTCGTCAGCCGTGTTTTAAGCTGGCAAAAAAGTATGACGTAAAGGATATGCCGTTAAAGGTCCAGATGTCTGGTTTTACTGGCTTTTATTTTCGCGTACTCAATGAAGGCAAGGTTACTCCTGCTTCTGTCCTTAAGCGAATTTCCAGAGATCCCAGTCAAATTTCCGTTCATTTTGCCAATCATATCAAATATCATGATAAAGAGAATCGAGAAGGAATTGAAAAGGTCCTTAAAGTGGATGCACTATCTGAAAGCTGGAGAGCTTCTTTTGAAAAAATGGCAGCCAGCCTTTAAAGCAAAAACTCCTTTCAGCACTCATTCTTTGCTGAAAGGAGTTATATCAATAATTTATTTTTTTTGCTCTAGAAGGCGAGCTAAAAAATATTTTTTGAAGCTTTGAGTTTTTCTGCCTTCGAATGAGGAGACTCCGATTTTTCTTAGTTCTTCCACATACCAGCCTTTGCTTCCGTAATGCATGAAACAACACTCCTTTACAAAAAATTGCATGATAATAGACATCATGATTTTTGGCATGGGGGCATTGTAACATCTATAAAAAATGTATGAAAAGGGATGAGTGGTGATTTTTTAAAACTGAGACTTTTGACCTATATTTACCCGGAAAGCAGAAAGAAATTTCTTCTAAAGCTCTGTTAAAATAATCGGTTCATTTTTTGTAATGACAATGGTATGTTCGATTTGCGCTACTAAGCTTCCATCGGGGGTTTTAAATGTCCAGCCGTCGCCGCCCTCGACAATGTGTTCGGCTCCTGTTGAAACGAATGGCTCAAATGCAATGACCATTCCGTCTTTCAGTAGTTCATTGTCAAAAGGATCGTAGTAATTCATAATGTGATTCGGCGGCTCATGAAGGCTAGTGCCGATTCCGTGCCCGGTCAGATTTTTTATAACGGTGAAGCCCTGTGACCTGGCTTCATTAAAAACGGCTCTGCCAATTTGATTAAGGCGTTTCCCTGCCCTTGCTTGAAGCAGGCCTTTATCAAATACAGCTTTGGCGGCAAGACATAGCTTTTGCAATTGTTCGTTTTCTTCACCCAATACAAAAGAAATGCCAGTGTCTGCATAATAGCCATCCAAGGCAGCAGAAATATCAATATTAATTAAATCCCCTGTTTTTAAAATGGTCTTGCTGCTTGGAATCCCATGCGCCACCTCTTGATTCAAGCTGATGCAGGTGTTTCCTGGGAAATCATATTCTTTAATCGGTGCTGAAACGGCTCCGTGTTCCTCAAGAACCTTTTTTCCGATTAAATCTAATTCTAGAGTTGTCATGCCCGGCACAGCTTTGCTCTTCATTTCTTCCCTGGCCAAGGCTACGATTTTTCCTATTTTTTTTAATCCTTCTAGTTCTTCATCATTTCTTACTATCACGTTTCGATCCCGCTTTCTTTATCGTAAATTTTCTTTTAAATAAGCTTACCATACGGAATGGCCGAATTGGAAATGCTCAGTATTTATTATCACCTCTTTCTTTATATGAAAATTGAAAAAATTAAGTGTTTGTCTATGAAAACTGGTCTATATCACTAGACACCTTTGTGATATATTTGAAAATAAAAGGAAAGTGGGGAAAGATTATGCTTCAATTTCTTCAAAGATTAGGAAAGTCATTTATGCTGCCTGTTGCTGTTTTACCTGCTGCGGGGATCATATTATCGCTCGGGCGCGAGGATGTGTTCAATATCCCTTTTATTTTTCAAGCGGGTAATGCCATTTTGGGGAATTTGCCGCTCATTTTTGCGATTGGAATCGCTTTTGGGCTATCAAAGGATGGAAATGGTGCCGCCGCGCTGTCGGGAGCAATTGGCTACTTTATTTTGACGGCTGGGATAACTACAATCAATGAAGCAAACAACATGGCTGTTCTTGGAGGCATCCTCTCAGGCGTCGTTGCCGGCTTTCTTTATAATCGATTTAAAGATACGAAGCTTCCCGATTATTTAGGTTTTTTCAGCGGGCGGAGGCTTGTTCCTATTTTGACTGCTTTTACAATGATCATTTTGGCTGGAATATTCGGCTATATCTGGCCGCCTATTCAAAGCGCCATCGATGGTTTAGGAAATTGGATTTTGAGCCTGGGACCAGTCGGTGCCGGCCTGTTTGGCTTTTTTAACCGATTATTAATTCCGCTTGGCTTGCACCATGTTTTAAATAATATCTTTTGGTTTCAATTTGGTGAATATAACGGTGTGACCGGCGACCTTTCACGTTTCTTTGCTAATGACCCTTCTGCCGGAACCTTTATGACGGGCTTTTTCCCAGTCATGATGTTTGGTCTGCCAGGTGCATGCTTGGCGATGATTATAACGGCCAAAACTGAAAAACGAAAGGCAACAGCCG
This window of the Bacillus gobiensis genome carries:
- a CDS encoding SGNH/GDSL hydrolase family protein — translated: MFSVGDKVLFIGDSITESGKFGDPEGIGNGYVSIINMYVKEHYEDVTILNKGIGGNRVTDLERRWERDVLQENPDWLSISIGINDVWRQIDNPKAEQIYPYMFEEIYGRLLIATKRRLTNTKIILMEPTIIKEDINSKGNKLLLSYVEIVQSLARQHEATLVPAHRIFLKELQKEKPQKLTSDGVHMNEAGNKLLADCWIQAVL
- a CDS encoding nitric oxide synthase oxygenase — translated: MDRKNKLLEAASAFIKTCYQELEKTPHETKSRIESIKMDIQSSGSYVHTKEELDHGAKMAWRNSNRCIGRLFWASLQVFDRREDRTEEEVLKSLLFHIEYATNNGRIRPVISVFNETNIIIYNHQLIRYAGYETSNGIIGDPAAIELTKKCEEMGWKGEGTNFDVLPLVFQIGNAPPVWHQIPNELVKEIPISHPDYKAINKLNLKWYAVPIISDMILEIGGIHYQAAPFNGWYMGTEIGVSNLADEKRYNLLKKTAAAIGLNTQRNSTLWKDRALVELTAAVLHSYRKEGVSIVDHHTADAQFHTFEKTEAANNRKVTGDWKWLIPPLSPSTTHVFHKSYDNTRLSPNFLKSP
- a CDS encoding acylphosphatase, whose translation is MLQYHIVVEGRVQGVGFRYFVQSEAEKNKLTGWVKNRMDGAVEILAEGPEESLADFVESVQKGNRFSRVRNVTVEEAAATESYKNFAIAY
- a CDS encoding MOSC domain-containing protein, with product MENESFRIHSIHVGKPKTYEFNGKQIETSIYKHRVDQPVFLSEVNFEGDRQADLVYHGGRDKAVCVYPYDHYPYWESQLNKTLEGSAFGENLTVEGLTEKDVYIGDVFALGEAVVQISQPRQPCFKLAKKYDVKDMPLKVQMSGFTGFYFRVLNEGKVTPASVLKRISRDPSQISVHFANHIKYHDKENREGIEKVLKVDALSESWRASFEKMAASL
- a CDS encoding DUF2639 domain-containing protein: MHYGSKGWYVEELRKIGVSSFEGRKTQSFKKYFLARLLEQKK
- the map gene encoding type I methionyl aminopeptidase, translated to MIVRNDEELEGLKKIGKIVALAREEMKSKAVPGMTTLELDLIGKKVLEEHGAVSAPIKEYDFPGNTCISLNQEVAHGIPSSKTILKTGDLINIDISAALDGYYADTGISFVLGEENEQLQKLCLAAKAVFDKGLLQARAGKRLNQIGRAVFNEARSQGFTVIKNLTGHGIGTSLHEPPNHIMNYYDPFDNELLKDGMVIAFEPFVSTGAEHIVEGGDGWTFKTPDGSLVAQIEHTIVITKNEPIILTEL
- the nagE gene encoding N-acetylglucosamine-specific PTS transporter subunit IIBC, with amino-acid sequence MLQFLQRLGKSFMLPVAVLPAAGIILSLGREDVFNIPFIFQAGNAILGNLPLIFAIGIAFGLSKDGNGAAALSGAIGYFILTAGITTINEANNMAVLGGILSGVVAGFLYNRFKDTKLPDYLGFFSGRRLVPILTAFTMIILAGIFGYIWPPIQSAIDGLGNWILSLGPVGAGLFGFFNRLLIPLGLHHVLNNIFWFQFGEYNGVTGDLSRFFANDPSAGTFMTGFFPVMMFGLPGACLAMIITAKTEKRKATAGFLLGLALTSFITGITEPIEFTFMFLSPFLYFIHAILTGLSLFIVNVLDIRSGFTFSAGGIDYLLNFGISEKPILLLLVGLIYGVVYFVVFYFLIKAMDLKTPGREDDAVEDEVLSQNEAAAAVAGENILLTGLGGAENIETIDYCATRLRLTLHDLTMVNESLLKQAGSKGTVRTGRNSLQVIIGTNVEFAAEELKKSIK